DNA from Xanthomonas hyacinthi:
GGACTTCTTTAATGACGCCAAAAAATTCATTGCGCGCAGGGATCCGCTCGTGCTGGATCTGGATGGGGACGGCATCGAGACCGTTGCTGCGACGGGAACTATTCTCTTCGATCATGACGGTGACGGTGTCAGGAGCGGCACCGGCTGGATTGCCTCTGACGACGGTCTGCTGGTATTAGATCGCAATGGCAACGGATTGATAGACAACGGTGGCGAGTTATTCGGTGCCGATACTGCCTTGTCTGATGGCAGCAAGGCTACCTCAGGTTTTGCCGCACTAGCAGATCTTGACAGTAATGAAGACGGCGTGTTCGACGCCGAGGATGCCGAATTCGACAACGTCCGTGTATGGCGCGACCTGAACCAGGACGGCATCTCCCAGGCGGGAGAGTTGTTTACTTTGGACCAGTTGGGTATCGCTTCCATCAATCTGACCCCAGCAACGACGGCAGACCTCGACCTTGGTAATGGCAATGTGGTCGACAATCGGGGAACGTTCACCCGCACAGATGGCACCACTGGTTTGGCAGGCGATCTCCTGCTGGCAATGAACCATTTCTTCAGCGATTTCACCGGGTCGCTGGACCCTGTGACGGTGACAGACGAGGCCGGGCGGCTTCCCGGACTCAAGGGAAGTGGCGCTGTCCGTGATCTGGCGGAAGCGGCAAGCTTGTCGACGAATCTCCTATCAGCAGTTCAGGCATTGGGGCCTGGGATTTCGCGCAACTCCATGCGGGACGAACTCGATACGATCGTCTCGCTGTGGGCAGGCACCTCTACCATGCAGAGCAGCGAGGAGGTTCTGGAGACCACGGGTACGGTGACGCGCACCATCTACTACCATGGCGCGGTGCCTGCATCCGTGACCGCCCAAGGCGAAGCGGCAGTCGAAGCATGGAAACAGCAGCAGCACGCCGAACTGGCCCCCATCATCGCCATCCTGGAGCAGTTCAACGGCTCCAGTCTGGTCAGTTTCCAGAACGACCGTGTATCGACCGGCGGCAACACCTACGTCTGGAAGACAATAACCCACGCGGACAGCAGCACGGAACAGGTAATGAGTATCGTGCTCCAGCCGGAGCAGATCAGTACGTTGCTGGAAGCCTATGCTGAGCTTAAGGAATCCATCTACGCAAGACTGGTGCTGGACACTCGGCTAGATGCCTATATGGGCAGTCTGAATATGCAGTTGGTGGATGGCCAACTGCTATTCGACCTCACGGGGCTTAATTCCATGCTGAGCGACAAGCGGCAGAGCAACCTGGGCGAGGCTTTCCAGGATCTGGTCGATCTCTATCGCTACGCAGGAACGTTCCTCACTTCGGCAGGCTGGAATGGTGCCGAGTTCCTTGCGACCTGGGTCGCGGATGCCACGACAACTCCCGAGGGACTGGACGCACTGTCGTTCGCGGGGATTGACCTGGCAACAGGAAGCCTGACCGGCACCAGCGGGAATGATGTGCTGTGGGGCGACGGGAACGGCAATACCCTGCGCGGCGGTGCTGGCGGTGATCTGCTGGTGGGCAATGCCGGCAACGATACGCTCGCTGGCGATAACGGGCGGGATATTCTTCTTGGAGGGTCCGGGAACGATACGCTCAACGGCGGAGCGGGCGACGATCGCCTTATCGGTGGAGTGGGTAACGACAACCTGACTGGTGGCGACGGTTCGGACATCTACATCTACGAACTGGGCGATGGTCAAGATACGATCAACAACTACGACGTCAGTGCAGGCAGATTCGACGTTCTTGTGTTGGGTGAAGGTATCACCCCGGATGGCTTGACCGCGACGCGCCTCAACAACAACCTGATCCTGTCCATCAATGGAACGACCGATCGGATCACGGTCAACAACTACTTTACGGCCGATGGCGCGGGCGGGTACCAGCTGGATCAGATCCGCTTCGCGGACGGCACGATCTGGACGGTCGACGTCCTCAAGCCGCTGGTGCAGATCCCAACGGAAGGCAACGACAACCTGTATGGGTACGCCGGCAGCGACACGCTGACGGGGCTCGTGGGCAATGACGCGATTTACGGCTACGGTGACGACGATGTTCTGGAGGGTGGTCTCGGCAACGACAGCTTGTCCGGGGGCACTGGGTCCGACACCTATCTCTTCAATGCCGGCGATGGCCAGGACACCATCGACAACTACGACAACAGCGCAGGTCGGTTCGATGTGCTGCAGCTGGGCGAGGGCATTGCCCCCGCGGACGTGACGGCCCGGCGCTCAGGTACGAACCTGGTGCTGAGTTTCGCCGGCAGCACTGACAGGATCACCATCACCAACTATTTCGAATCGGACGCTGCCGGGTACTATCGCCTGGACGAGATCCGGTTCGCCGATGGATCGGCCTGGAATGTCGCAACCGTCAAGTCGTTGGTCCAGATCCCCACCGAGGACAACGACAACCTCTATGGCTATGCGAGCAATGACAATCTGTCGGGCCTGGCAGGTGACGACGCGATCTATGGGTATGGCGGCAACGATGTGTTGGAAGGTGGGGCGGGCAACGACTTCCTGTCGGGCGGAGCCGGCTCGGACATCTATCGGTTCAATGCCGGGGATGGCCAGGACACCATCGACAACTACGATAACAGCAGCGGAAGAGTTGACGCGCTCGAGTTAGGCGAAGGCATTGCCCCCGCGGACGTGACGGCACGTCGCTCGGGTAACAACCTGATCCTGACGTTCGCCGGCAGCACCGACAAGATCACGGTGACCAACTATTTCGAATCGGACGCTGCTGGGCACTACCGCCTGGATGAAATTCGGTTCGCGAACGGTACGACCTGGGATGTCCAGACGGTCAAAGATCTGGTCCAAGTGCCTACCGCAGGCGACGATGCGCTCTACGGCTATGAGACGGACGACAATCTTTCGGGATTGGATGGGGCCGATACGCTGTATGGGTACGGGGGGAATGATCGTCTCGTTGGCGGGGCCGGCAACGATCTGTTGACGGGCGGAGCCGGTTCGGATGTGTATGTGGTCAACCCTGGTGATGGCCAGGACATCATCAACAACTACGATACGTCCGCTAATCGTGTTGACGCGATCGAGTTTGGTGCCGGCATTGCGGCAAGTGACGTCACTATCCGTCGCAGCGGCGCGCATCTGGTGCTGACCATCAACGGAACCGATGACCGAATCACGGTCTCCAACTACTTCGATCAGGATGCGGCCGGTTACTACCGGCTTGATGAGATCCGATTTGCGGACGAGACGGTCTGGAACATCGAGACGGTCAAGGCCCTGGTCCAAGTGCCGACGGAAGGTGCCGATACGCTCTACGGCTACGCCACAAACGACAACCTGACCGGCGCGGGTGGAAACGACACCCTTTACGGCTACGGCGGCAATGACGTCCTGGCGGGCGATTCGGGCAACGATACACTCGATGGCGGCGCCGGTTCCGACACCTACCTGTTTGACTTGGGGGATGGTCAGGACACGATCAACAACTACGACACCAGCAACGGCCGAACCGATGTGCTGTTGTTCGGACAGAATGTCGTCCCGGCCGATGTCACCGTTCGCCGCGTCAATGACAACCTGGTGCTGGCGATCAACGGCACCGATGATCGGGTGACGATTTCCAACTACTTCAACGGAGATGCGGCGGGCGCTTACCAGCTCGATGAGATCCGGTTCGCCGGCTCGCTGGGTACGGTCTGGGACGTTAATGCTGTCAAGGCGCTCGTGCTGGCGCCGACTAGTGGGGACGATACGCTGCAGGGCTATGCATCAAACGACACCATTGCTGGCGGCAATGGCAACGACACAATCTATGGCAATGCGGGCGACGACCTGCTGCAGGGCGAGTCCGGCAACGATGTACTTTACGGAGGAGCCGGGCACGATACGCTGGTGGGCGGCGAAGGGAACGATTCGCTCAATGGCGATGCGGGTGACGACGTCCTCCAGGGTGGGCTTGGCAACGACAGCCTCAACGGCGGTGCCGGTTCGGATACCTATCTCTTCAACGCGGGCGATGGCCAGGACGTCATCAGCAATTACGACACCAGTACCGGGCGTGTCGACGTGCTGCAGCTGGGTGAGGGCATCCTGTCGACGGACGTGACCGCACGGCGGTCCAACAACGATCTGGTGCTGGCCTTCGCCGGCAGCGACGATCGGGTGATCGTCTCCAACTACTTCGCCGGCGATGCCGCCGGGAACTACCAGCTCGACCAGATCCGCTTCGCCGACGAGACGGTGTGGGATGTGGCGACAGTCAAGGCCTTGGTACTGGTGCCGACCAGCGGCAACGATATCTTGCAGGGCTATGCATCGGACGATGTCCTTGCCGGTGGCGATGGCAATGACACGATCTATGGCAATTCGGGCGATGACGTGCTGCAGGGCGAGTCCGGCAGCGATGTACTTTATGGCGGGGCCGGGCACGATACGCTGGTAGGTGGCGAAGGGAACGATTCGCTCAATGGCGATGCGGGCGACGACGTCCTCCAAGGTGGTCTGGGCAACGACAGCCTCAATGGCGGCGCCGGTTCGGATACCTATCTCTTCAACGCAGGCGATGGCCAGGACGTTATCACCAACTACGACACCAGTGCCGGGCGTGTCGACGTGCTGCAGCTGGGCGAGGGCATCCTGTCGGCGGAGGTGACCGCACGGCGGTCCAACAACGATCTGGTGCTGACCTTCGCCGGCAGCGACGATCGGGTGACCGTCTCCAACTACTTCATCGGCGATGCGGCCGGGAATTACCAACTCGACCTGATCCGTTTCGCCGACGAGACGGCCTGGGACGTGGAGGCGGTCAAGGCGCTGGTGCTGCTGCCGACCACGGGGGCGGACACGCTCCAGGGCTACGCCAGTGACGACGCCATCTCCGGAGGCGCCGGCGACGACATCCTGTACGGCAATGCCGGCAACGACACCCTACATGGTCAGGATGGCAACGACACCCTCTATGGCGGGAACGATGACGACACGGTAACGGGCGGTGTCGGCACCGACACACTCAACGGCGATGCCGACGACGATGTGCTCGATGGCGGTATCGACAACGACATTTTGCGCGGCGGGGCCGGCAATGACCACCTGACCGGCGGATTGGGCAACGATCAGGTGGAAGGCGGCGAGGGCGACGACCATTACCACTTCGCCGCTGGCGATGGGCAGGACACGATCAACGACACCCAGGGCCTGAGCACGATTCACCTGTCGGGTCTGCCGCTTGGGCAGGTCTACTTGCGCCGTGACGGTACGGCACTGGTACTGCGTTTCATCGGGTCTTCGACCGACCAGATCCGGTTGGTCAACTTCTTCGATACAAGCACCCAGCTGGCCCTGCGTGGCGTGGTCATTGACACCGGCGATGGAACTCCTTGGTCGCTGGATGCCGCCGCGGTGGATGCGGCGGCCCTGCTGGGCACGTCGCTGGACGACGTGATCGATGGCAACACGCTGGACAACGCGATCGAAGGCCTGGCCGGTAACGATACGCTCCGCGGCGGTGCCGGTGCGGACACTCTGGACGGCGGCGCAGGCAATGACGCGCTGTACGGCCAGGCCGGCGGCGACGTGCTGACGGGCGGAGAGGGTAACGACCTGCTCGATGGCGGTACGGGGGCCGACCAGTTGGCCGGTGGTAGCGGTGACGACACCTACGTGGTCGACGATGTGGGCGATGTCGTGACCGAGGCCGCCGAGGCAGGTAACGATCTGGTCAGGACCAGCATCAGCTATGTGCTGCCCGAGAACGTCGAGCGTGTCGAACTGACCGGAACCGCCGACATCGACGGCACCGGCAACGCGCTGGACAACACGCTCACCGGCAACAGCGGCAACAACCGCCTGCAGGGACTGGCGGGCGACGACGTGCTCTTCGGCAACGATGGCGACGACACGTTGGACGGCGGCACCGGCAACGATCAGCTACACGGCGGCAGTGGTGCCGACGTGCTGCTCGGCGGTGTCGGCAACGACGTGCTGGACGGTGGCGCGGGCGTCGACCAACTGATGGGTGGCGCCGGGGACGACCTCTACCAGGTGGACGAGTCCGGCGACGTCATCGTCGAACTGGCGGACGAGGGCATCGACGTGGTGCAGTCGACGGCCTACAGCTATGCCCTGTCGGCGAACGTCGAGCACCTGACCCTGGTGCAGGGCAGCAGTGCCTACGAGGGCATCGGCAATGCGCTGGACAACGTGCTGACCGGCAACGGCAACGACAACCGCCTGGACGGCGGCGCCGGTGCCGACACCCTGATCGGCGGCCTGGGCAACGACACCTACGTAGCCAACAACGTGGACGACGTCGTGGTCGAGAACGCCAGCGAAGGCACCGATACGGTGGAATCGAGCATCAGCTACACGCTGGGCGCGACGCTGGAGAACCTGACCCTGCTGGGTACGGCCAACCTGGATGCCACCGGCAACACCGACGACAACATGATCCGCGGCAATGCCGGCAACAACCGCATCGAGGGCGGCGCCGGCGCCGATACGCTGTACGGTGGCGCCGGTGACGACGACTACGTGGCGGTGTCGGCCTCCGACCGCGTGTACGAGTACGCCGACGAGGGCACCGACACCGTCGAGCGCGTGTTCGAGACCAACCTGGTCCTGGAGAACAATGTCGAGAACCTGATCCTGGGTGCGGGGATCACCACCGGCAACGGCAATGGCCTGGACAACACGATCACCGGCAACGCCGGCGACAATACCCTCGCTGGCCTGGACGGGGACGATGTGTTGCATGGGCTGGATGGAGACGATGCGCTGTTCGGTGGAAACGGGACCGATGCGCTGTATGGCGGTACCGGCGACGATTATCTCGACGGGGGCGCTGGCATCGACTACATGGAAGGCGGTGTGGGCAACGACAACTACATCCTCGACCACAGCGACGACGTCGTGGTCGAAGCTGTGGGCGAGGGAACGGACCAGGTCCAGGCCTCGGCGTCGTACGCGCTGTCGGCGAACATCGAGGACCTGTTCCTGACCGGCAGCGCTGCGATCAATGGTGCCGGCAACGACTGGGACAACTACATCGCCGGCAATGGGGCCGCCAACACGATCCACGGCGGTGGCGGCAACGACACGATCGTCGGTGGCGGTGGTGACGATACCCTGGTCGGTGGCGCTGGGGACGACAAATACGTCTTCGACGCCAGTTCGGGCAGCGATGTCGTCGACAATGCCGATGGCGGCTTCGACGGCATCTTCTTCACCAATGGCATTACCCGTGAGCGACTGTCCTTCAGCCGCGACGGCGATGACCTGCTGATCTTTGTCGATGCCAGTGTGGTGCCATCGGTTCGCGTGCTGAACCATTTCCTCGGTGGCGATGCGGCGATCGACTACGTGCAGCCGGATGGCGGCTATTACCTCACTACTGCTGAGATCAACCAGATCGTGGCAGGAGGCAGCACCGGCGGCGAGTATGACCAGGTCATCGAAGGCACCGCGGCCGGCGAGCAACTGGTGGGCAGTTCGGGCAAGGACCTGATCAAGGGCCTGGCGGGCGACGACCAACTGTTCGGCATGAGCGGCGACGACACCCTGCAGGGGGGCGAGGGCGACGACTACCTGTCTGGCGGCAATGGCAGCGGCTCCGGTTCGGGCGATGATCGCCTGGAAGGCGGGGCCGGTGCGGACACGCTGGTGGGCGAGGATGGCGTCAACACCCTGATCGGTGGCGCCGGCAACGACAACTACGTCTACGGCGGCGACCAGGACACGATCGACAATACCGGTGGCGGTACCGATGGCGTGTTCTTCAACAATGGAATCGCCGCCAGCGACCTGGCGTTCTATCGCGATGGCGACGACCTGGTCATCGCCGTGGCCGGCAATGCCAGCGGCTTCGTGCGTGTCACCGGCCACTTCCTCGGCGGCGACCTGGCGCTGGACTTCGTCCAGCCGGCCAGCGACAACATGCTGAACACGGCGGCGATCAATGCTTTGGTCCAGACGGGCTATCCGGGCAGTGGAGAGCCCGGCGGCGGCGATCCCGATCCGGGCGAGGGCGACCCCGGTACCGGCAATCCTGGCGGCGGCAACGAAGGAAACGATGCGGATTACCCAAATGTCGTCACCGGCACGGCGAATGGCGAGCAACTGCTCGGCAGTTCCGGCCGCGATCTGATCCGAGGCCTGGGCGGTGCGGACGAACTGTTCGGTTTCGGTGGCGACGACAAGCTGGACGGTGGCGACGGCGACGACTACATCTCCGGCGGTAACGGTTCCTTCAGCGGGTCGGGCAACGACATCCTGATCGGCGGAGCGGGAAATGACACGCTGGTCGGCGAGGACGGCAACGACATGCTGATCGGCGGGGCAGGAGACGACTTCTACTACTACGCGTCCGGCTCGGGCAGCGACACGGTGGATAACACCGGTGGCGGCACCGACTGGCTCTACTTCACTGATGTCAGTAGCACGCGCCTGAGCTTCCATCAGGATGGTGATGACCTGATCGTCCGCGTTGACGGCGATGCGGGACAGCAGATTCGCGTGCTGGACCACTTCCTGGGCGGCGAACATGCGATCAGCTATGTCCAGCCGAGCAATGGCAATGCGATCCCGGCCTCGAACATTCCGGCGTTGTTGACGGCACTGCCGCAGGGCAGCAGTGCAGCGGCATTCCTGGCCGTGGAAACGAGTTCCATCAGCAGTGTTGGCCTTACATCCTTGCCGGTGGCATCGACCGATTCCGTCGCGCTGGACGAAGGCCTGCCGCAGGCGGCGTTCCAGGTCGTGTCCAAGATGGCGGTGCCCGAAGCTACCACGCTAGGCGAACGGAATCCGGCCAGCGACGTGGGGGAACCAACGAGAGGCGCAAACATCGATGATGACGTCGAGCTTCCTGCGTCCTTCGTCGGCGGGCCAATTTCAAGGCCTGATCACGTCGATTCGTGGAGGACGCACAGGCTGATGGATCGTCATGGGGGGATCACCCGTTATTGGGAATTGGATGGGCCTCAGTTCGCCATCGACGACCAACTGCCGGTAAGCCACTCCGCCGCCGCCCTGGAGTTGGATGGCCTGATCCACGCAATGGCCGGTTTCCAGTCGCAGGAGGCGATGATCATGGCGCAGCATCCTTACGAATTCAGGCAGAACCCGGCGTTCGCAGTGCAAGTGTGAGTTGAGGTCATGGGAGCCGGAGGGGAGAGCTCCTCCTCCGGCTTGCGTGTACTGATTTCTCCTGGCCCGTGCAGTGAAATTCGCAAGCCTTGGGGAGTCTGTGCTCACATGGCTTCGTTAGTGCTCTCTGACGAGGTGGCCAGCAGAGGACTTTATCTCCGCCCCCTCTGATTTGGCTATGGCGCGGGGACTTTGCGCCCTTGAAGTTCAACTAGGATCGCCCCCGGCTGGCTGCCGACGAAATGGTACTTTCCGCCTTGTTCGCGCAGAAACAAGACATAGACATTGCCCGGCACACAGCAGTCATTCCGGCGTTCCGCGATGGTGTTGTCCACCACCATTTCAATGCGATCACCGATTGCCGCCTGCCCTTTTAGAACGCTTGCCACCCGGGCCTTGACCCGGAAGAACTTGTCGAACTCCTGACTCGTATGCGGCAGCAACTCAATGTCGTCGGTTACGACCACCAATTCGGCGCTTTGGACCCGTTGCTCCATGGAG
Protein-coding regions in this window:
- a CDS encoding calcium-binding protein → MSNYATVEVRVDLGGADKIPHTFIFISNPDGTTTEYGFAPATSGQTFGPGAVYVTQGHEYTAATYQVELTQQQYNDFMTHIQSTTLNPPSYEVTAGTIPLGTGENCTTWVRDGFQAAGVSMPQGMDWNGSPYGQGVFDYIYDLFKSSPGDPTSEVTWQDMYDLLPQPYKDVIDKVKEYIATSKELVEDTWESIKDFFNDAKKFIARRDPLVLDLDGDGIETVAATGTILFDHDGDGVRSGTGWIASDDGLLVLDRNGNGLIDNGGELFGADTALSDGSKATSGFAALADLDSNEDGVFDAEDAEFDNVRVWRDLNQDGISQAGELFTLDQLGIASINLTPATTADLDLGNGNVVDNRGTFTRTDGTTGLAGDLLLAMNHFFSDFTGSLDPVTVTDEAGRLPGLKGSGAVRDLAEAASLSTNLLSAVQALGPGISRNSMRDELDTIVSLWAGTSTMQSSEEVLETTGTVTRTIYYHGAVPASVTAQGEAAVEAWKQQQHAELAPIIAILEQFNGSSLVSFQNDRVSTGGNTYVWKTITHADSSTEQVMSIVLQPEQISTLLEAYAELKESIYARLVLDTRLDAYMGSLNMQLVDGQLLFDLTGLNSMLSDKRQSNLGEAFQDLVDLYRYAGTFLTSAGWNGAEFLATWVADATTTPEGLDALSFAGIDLATGSLTGTSGNDVLWGDGNGNTLRGGAGGDLLVGNAGNDTLAGDNGRDILLGGSGNDTLNGGAGDDRLIGGVGNDNLTGGDGSDIYIYELGDGQDTINNYDVSAGRFDVLVLGEGITPDGLTATRLNNNLILSINGTTDRITVNNYFTADGAGGYQLDQIRFADGTIWTVDVLKPLVQIPTEGNDNLYGYAGSDTLTGLVGNDAIYGYGDDDVLEGGLGNDSLSGGTGSDTYLFNAGDGQDTIDNYDNSAGRFDVLQLGEGIAPADVTARRSGTNLVLSFAGSTDRITITNYFESDAAGYYRLDEIRFADGSAWNVATVKSLVQIPTEDNDNLYGYASNDNLSGLAGDDAIYGYGGNDVLEGGAGNDFLSGGAGSDIYRFNAGDGQDTIDNYDNSSGRVDALELGEGIAPADVTARRSGNNLILTFAGSTDKITVTNYFESDAAGHYRLDEIRFANGTTWDVQTVKDLVQVPTAGDDALYGYETDDNLSGLDGADTLYGYGGNDRLVGGAGNDLLTGGAGSDVYVVNPGDGQDIINNYDTSANRVDAIEFGAGIAASDVTIRRSGAHLVLTINGTDDRITVSNYFDQDAAGYYRLDEIRFADETVWNIETVKALVQVPTEGADTLYGYATNDNLTGAGGNDTLYGYGGNDVLAGDSGNDTLDGGAGSDTYLFDLGDGQDTINNYDTSNGRTDVLLFGQNVVPADVTVRRVNDNLVLAINGTDDRVTISNYFNGDAAGAYQLDEIRFAGSLGTVWDVNAVKALVLAPTSGDDTLQGYASNDTIAGGNGNDTIYGNAGDDLLQGESGNDVLYGGAGHDTLVGGEGNDSLNGDAGDDVLQGGLGNDSLNGGAGSDTYLFNAGDGQDVISNYDTSTGRVDVLQLGEGILSTDVTARRSNNDLVLAFAGSDDRVIVSNYFAGDAAGNYQLDQIRFADETVWDVATVKALVLVPTSGNDILQGYASDDVLAGGDGNDTIYGNSGDDVLQGESGSDVLYGGAGHDTLVGGEGNDSLNGDAGDDVLQGGLGNDSLNGGAGSDTYLFNAGDGQDVITNYDTSAGRVDVLQLGEGILSAEVTARRSNNDLVLTFAGSDDRVTVSNYFIGDAAGNYQLDLIRFADETAWDVEAVKALVLLPTTGADTLQGYASDDAISGGAGDDILYGNAGNDTLHGQDGNDTLYGGNDDDTVTGGVGTDTLNGDADDDVLDGGIDNDILRGGAGNDHLTGGLGNDQVEGGEGDDHYHFAAGDGQDTINDTQGLSTIHLSGLPLGQVYLRRDGTALVLRFIGSSTDQIRLVNFFDTSTQLALRGVVIDTGDGTPWSLDAAAVDAAALLGTSLDDVIDGNTLDNAIEGLAGNDTLRGGAGADTLDGGAGNDALYGQAGGDVLTGGEGNDLLDGGTGADQLAGGSGDDTYVVDDVGDVVTEAAEAGNDLVRTSISYVLPENVERVELTGTADIDGTGNALDNTLTGNSGNNRLQGLAGDDVLFGNDGDDTLDGGTGNDQLHGGSGADVLLGGVGNDVLDGGAGVDQLMGGAGDDLYQVDESGDVIVELADEGIDVVQSTAYSYALSANVEHLTLVQGSSAYEGIGNALDNVLTGNGNDNRLDGGAGADTLIGGLGNDTYVANNVDDVVVENASEGTDTVESSISYTLGATLENLTLLGTANLDATGNTDDNMIRGNAGNNRIEGGAGADTLYGGAGDDDYVAVSASDRVYEYADEGTDTVERVFETNLVLENNVENLILGAGITTGNGNGLDNTITGNAGDNTLAGLDGDDVLHGLDGDDALFGGNGTDALYGGTGDDYLDGGAGIDYMEGGVGNDNYILDHSDDVVVEAVGEGTDQVQASASYALSANIEDLFLTGSAAINGAGNDWDNYIAGNGAANTIHGGGGNDTIVGGGGDDTLVGGAGDDKYVFDASSGSDVVDNADGGFDGIFFTNGITRERLSFSRDGDDLLIFVDASVVPSVRVLNHFLGGDAAIDYVQPDGGYYLTTAEINQIVAGGSTGGEYDQVIEGTAAGEQLVGSSGKDLIKGLAGDDQLFGMSGDDTLQGGEGDDYLSGGNGSGSGSGDDRLEGGAGADTLVGEDGVNTLIGGAGNDNYVYGGDQDTIDNTGGGTDGVFFNNGIAASDLAFYRDGDDLVIAVAGNASGFVRVTGHFLGGDLALDFVQPASDNMLNTAAINALVQTGYPGSGEPGGGDPDPGEGDPGTGNPGGGNEGNDADYPNVVTGTANGEQLLGSSGRDLIRGLGGADELFGFGGDDKLDGGDGDDYISGGNGSFSGSGNDILIGGAGNDTLVGEDGNDMLIGGAGDDFYYYASGSGSDTVDNTGGGTDWLYFTDVSSTRLSFHQDGDDLIVRVDGDAGQQIRVLDHFLGGEHAISYVQPSNGNAIPASNIPALLTALPQGSSAAAFLAVETSSISSVGLTSLPVASTDSVALDEGLPQAAFQVVSKMAVPEATTLGERNPASDVGEPTRGANIDDDVELPASFVGGPISRPDHVDSWRTHRLMDRHGGITRYWELDGPQFAIDDQLPVSHSAAALELDGLIHAMAGFQSQEAMIMAQHPYEFRQNPAFAVQV